The genomic interval CGGGAGCGAATCGCCGATTGTCGTCATCGCGTCAATCAATGTCCCCTGGGCGTCGCCGCCGTGGCCGGAACGACGTTGCCGATCGACCGCGAGCAAACAGCACACTCGTTAGGATTCGAAGGCATCACGGCCAACAGCCTGGACACCAGCAGCGATCGCGATTTCATCCTCGAAACCGCCTTCGTGCTGTCCGTGATCGCGTCGCACCTGAGCGGATGGGCAGAAGAATGGATTTTGTGGAGCACAGTCGAATTCAATTTCATCAAAATCCCGCAAGCCTTTTGTACCGGCAGCAGCATCATGCCACAGAAGGTCAATCCGGACACATTGGAACTGACGCGAGGCAAATCGGCTCGCGTGATGGGCAACCTGCAAACGCTGATGTTGTTGATCAAGAATCTACCGCTGGCCTACAACCGAGACTTGCAAGAAGACAAGCCGCCACTGTTCGATTCCTTTGACACCGTGGCCGCCATGCTGGGATTGGCCGCACCGATCGTGGCCGGCAGCGTGTTGCAACGCGACGTGATCGCGTCGCGTTTAGAGGAAGGATACTTGGACGCGACGACGCTGATGGAATGGTTGATCGCCAAAGGCGTGCCGCAACGAAAGGCGCATCACGTGGTCGGCGCGATCGTTGGCGAGGCGATGGAGCGCAAGGTTCCATTGAGCGAGTTGCCGATCGAAACCATGGCCGCCCACGCGCCAGAAATCGACGCATCGATCTTGGACGTGCTGGGGACACGCAACGCCGTTGCCGCGTTTGTGAGCTACGGTTCCACCGCACCGCACCAAGTCCGACGTCAAATCGACCGCTGGAACGGACGCGTCGGATTGCCGGTGTATGACGAAGAGTGAAACGTGACGCTTTCAGATTGTTTCCTCAATCAATGGCGTAGTGGATTTCGACAGAAATCCTATGCAAACGGAATCCTGGCGAATCCCACTACCAAGTGCGCCATTCAATACAACTTTCTTCAAGGGCGGACCGATGAATCGAACTCCCATGCATTGGCGAACCGCCATCGCCTGCTTGCTCTTGCTCGTGTCGGTAGCGATTCGACCAACCGCCGCCGCGGCGCAACTCCAGCTGGCAAGCGTCTTTTCCGAACACATGGTGCTGCAGTGTGAATCCCCGGTGCCGATTTGGGGTGTCGCCGTAGCCAATGAACAGGTGCAAGTCGAGATCGATGGACTGGTCCACACGACCACTGCGGACAGTCAGGGGCATTGGCGGATCACCTTGAAATCACACCCGGGTGCCTTACGCCAGTACAAACTGTCCGTTCGCTCGGGCAAGGACGAATTGGTGTTCACCGATGTCGTGTTCGGACATGTATGGCTGGCAGCGGGTCAATCCAACATGGCTTATACGGTCGGCGCGATGGCAGAAAAACTTGTCGAAGCTCGCGAAATGGTGGCAGGGGCCGACAGCCATTTCATTCGGTTTTGCAAAATCAACGACTCCGACGCTGCCGAGCCACAGACAGATCTTGCCATCGCAGCGAATTGGGAAGTTTGCACCAAACAGAACGTCAAGGACTTCTCCGCAGTGGCTTACGTGTTTGCTGAAGAATTGAATGCCAAACTGAGCGTTCCCGTCGGGATCATCGACTGTTCGTGGGGCGGCAAACCGATCGAACCCTTCATCCCGGCAACGGCGTTCGCGGACCATCCCACATTACGCGAGATCAAATCACGTGCCGACACGGGGGACACAGAGGGGATTCAGACGATGCGAGGTGGAACCTTCGTTAGAGATTCCAGTTGGTTGCCAGGCACGATCTTCAACGGGCGCATTGCCCCGATCGTTCCCTATGGTCTGCGTGGCGTGATTTGGTACCAAGGTGAATCCAACAGTGGGCGAGGTGAAGATCCACGAGATTACGAACACAAAATGCGTGCCTTGATCACCGGCTGGCGTGATGCCTGGAAACGCCCCAGCCTGCCAGTCTATTACGTGCAGTTGCCACAGTGGACCAGCTACGCATGGCCGTACCTGCGTGAAGAACAGCGTCGCGTGACGAACGTTCCGCATACCGGCATGGTCGTCACGATTGACCTCGAAAACAACAACGATATCCATCCGCCGAACAAAATCACGGTGGGCAAGCGACTGGCTTTGTGGCCACTATCGAAGGAATACCCAGACAAATTGGTCGCTCACGGACCGATGTTTGCCAGGGCTACGTTTCGCGATGGCTACGCTGTGGTTGATTTTGATCACACCAATGGTGGCCTGATGGCCGGCCAGATCAAGGACATTCGTTCCGCGGTGAAAGACGTCGGAGGGACGCTCAACGGATTCGAACTGATCGCGGCGGAGGGAGACTGGACATCGGCCGACGCAACAATTGCTGGCACCCAGGTGATCGTCTCCAGTCCCCATGTTCCCGACCCAATCGCCGTTCGGTACGCATGCCTTCCACAGGCAGCCAAGGACGCACCTTGGAATCTCTACTCCATCACCGGACTGCCGGCTACGCCATTCTGCTCGAACTGGCAACTCATGCCTTACGACCCGAGTAAGAACCCTGCACCTGCGAAATGATTGATCCGTTTGGATTGTGAGAAACCTTTCTGCGACGACAGCCTGCTGCGGTTTACAATCTTCAGTCGGTTCACTGATTCTCCCATCAGGCAATTCCGCTAGAACGAACGCCGCAATGGGATTCCCCAGAATTCCCCTTCCCCCAACCCGTCCCTCCCGCTCCCTTTCTGCCCTTCACTCCCGAGTCAATGATGTTGCGATCAACCCTTGTGTTTGCTGTTGCTTTGCTGGTCAGCCATTCCCTCGTCAGCTTACCTGCGTACGCCGAAAAGAACGCTTCGCTGACTCCAAAACTGGCATCGGTCGGTTCGCCGGTCGTCCAGGAAACGTTTGACGGCGAGAAACTGGACAAAGTCATGTCGGCGGTCAAAGGAGAGTGGAAGCTCGTCGACGGCGCATTGCATGGCAAAGAACTGGCCGCAGACAAACACGCCGCCGTGCTGAACTTTCAGAAGAAAAATCACAACTCGGTGGTTCAGTTCTCCTTTAAGTTCGATGACAACACCAAAGGGTTGCATTTCAGTTTGAACCACAGTGGTGGCCACTTGTTCCGAGTCGCCGTGTCGCCCGACAAACTGACGGTGAACTTGGACAAAGACAAGAAAGATCCAAAGTCGAAAGCGATTGCACTCGGCTCGGCTAAGGGAGATTTCAAGAGCGGCCAGTGGCACACGATGATGGTCGAAATGGTTGGCGACAAAGTTGTCGTCCAAACCGACGCCGGAGCAAGCGTGTCGATCAGCCATGCCAAGCTGGACACGGACAAGCCCAACTACCGCTTCGTGATGCGTGGCAACTCTCTGTCGATCGACGACCTGACGATCTGGGAAGTCAACTAACGTACGTCAGGCTTTCTAGCCTGACACTCGGCGCATGTCAGCCTGGAAAGGCTGACGTACATCTCCTGACGTACATCGGAACCATTTTCCGCTGCAACGACTCCCGTTTTCTCACCCCTGGGTCCTCGACGCAGTAAGCTCAGCAGACCAAAATGGTGTTTTGTTTCCCCGGATGAAGTTTTCATGATAGAGCTGGGCGTCAATATCGACCACGTCGCCACCGTTCGGCAAGCGCGACGTACTTACGAACCCGATCCGGTGATCGCTGCCGCTTTGGCCGAACAAGGCGGCGCGGATGGAATCACGTTTCACTTGCGCGAAGATCGTCGGCACATCCAAGATCGCGACGTGGAAGTACTGATTCAGACGGTCACAGTTAAGACCAACATGGAGATCGCGTGTGCCGATGAAGTCGTCGGGATCGCTTGCCGGTTGAAGCCCGATTGGGCACTGTTGGTGCCCGAGAGCCGCCAAGAAGTCACCACGGAAGGCGGCTTGAACGTGACCGGCGACGACGGACGCATCGCCAGGGCCGTCGCTCGACTGAAAGATCAAGGAATCCTGACCAGCCTGTTCATCGATCCTGATCCCGCGCAAGTCGCTGCGTCCGCTGCATTGGGTGTTGATGCGGTCGAGTTGCACACGGGGCCGTACGCCCTGGCCAAACGCGATGCGATCCAGCACGAACTACAACGCTTGATCGATTCCGGCAAAGTAGCCAGTGACGCCGGCATCCGTTTGCACGCCGGGCACGGTTTGAATTACAACAACGTTCGACCGGTCGCCCGAATCCCTGATATGATCGAATTGAACATCGGTCATGCGATCGTCAGCCGCGCGGTGATGGTCGGCATGAGAGACGCCGTCGCGGAAATGCGACGCATTCTGGACGTATGTTGCGGATGACGTAAACAACTGATTTCACCACGCGGGGGCAACCGCCGTGACCACACCATCGGCACAAACCAAGCACGCAACATCAAGTGATGTTTCTGCCGATTCCCCGTCGCCGCTGCCTCGCCGTTTCCCTGGTACCGTCCAAATGTCGCCACGCGCGCACGCCTGGTCAGATCGCCTCTGGGTCGGAATCACCTCCAGTCATCTGGGAGATGATCAGGCACTTCATGCCGCCGTCTGTCGATACTTGAGCGCGAGCGTATTTCAGTGTCGCCAATCGGGCCACGTGTTGGTGGTCGCCGCTGAGTCAGCCATCGAAGCATTGGCGAGACGCGCTGCCGAGCTTTTTTCGGTCCCGCTGATCACGCTGCACGTCGATGCCGATTCGGCCGAAATCTTGGACGATGAGGAGTCGCTCTCTGCCACCATCCATTGCCGTTCAATCACAGCGGAGCCGTTGCAACGCGACGACGTTCTGATTTCGGTTGCCGATCGAATCGATGCTGTCATGGTCCGTCGTGGAGGCAGAGTCGAGAAAGCCCTCCGCCGTCGCTTGGGCACTCGAAAAGATGCATCGGTCCGTGTCGCGATCCATTCGATCTCCAAGTCAGCCACTCGTTCGCTGATGCAGATGGGAGCCATCGGTTGGTATCGAACTCGTTGGTCCGAGTCGGACACAGCGGACAAGACAAGCTCAAGCGTAGAGTCGGCGGAGGTTGAACCGCACGATGACCAGTGGATGCAGTCAGAGAATCAGTGGTTGGTACATTGCACTCGCGCTCCGCACGGGCCGATGCCGGGACAGACTCAGCACCAGCATCAGGACGCTTTGCTGTTGTCCTCTTGGAGTGGATTGTTGGATCCGGCGACCCCATTGTGCTCTTTGGCCAGCATCGTTCGCGGCGGTCGTTTGCTGGCCAGTGCCATCGCGTCGGCACGCCAATGGCCCGTGGTGTGCTTTTCTGCTGCATCTTTGACACAACTGCTTCAGAATCGATGCTATCGACCCCAGTTGCGCCGCTGGGACTACGAACCCTTTGGTGTGGCAATCCGCAAATCGGCAGCAATCAAACTCGGTGTTCGCCCGGTGATTTATGGCGAAGCCTCTCAGCGATGCACGTTGTCGCCAGAAGATCAATTCCGATTCCAGTCCAAGGGCAAGACGTACGATTGGACTCAAGAACGCGAATGGCGAGCATCGGGCGATGTACGCTTGACTGACATGGACCCCGACGATGTCCGCCTGTTCGTGCCATCGGCCGAAGACGCCGCCAAGCTGGCACCGCTGTGCCCTTGGCCGATCGAGGTGGTTCGCGATGAACCCGAAACCCAGTTTGACCCGTAGCCAACGGCGCAGGCGGAAGCGGCAAATGGCTCTGCGGTGCAATCCGGTTGGTAGCGGCAATGACGCCTTCGGCTAATCGTTAAACGAGACTTTGCTATCCGTTTGGTAGCGTCGCCTACGCCTTCGGCTGCGGGTCAAACGAAGTGCCGAAACCCTCCGTTTGACCCGTAGCCAACGGCGCAGGCGGAAGCGGCATATGACTCGGCGGTGTGAACCAGTTGGTAGCGGCAATGACGCCTTCGGCTGCGAGTCAAACACGACTCAAAACAGCGTGTAAATGAACGGGGCGGCGGGTGACGCGGTCAAGAACGCCAGTCCGATCAGCAACAATGTGATGATTAAGATCGGCGCCATCCACCATTTCTTGTTGTACCGCAGAAAGTCAACGAACTCACGAAC from Stieleria varia carries:
- a CDS encoding DUF5989 family protein, with protein sequence MTSSPPPTDDNDRSAEETSESEFQRLAQSSDPGIVREFVDFLRYNKKWWMAPILIITLLLIGLAFLTASPAAPFIYTLF
- a CDS encoding family 16 glycoside hydrolase, whose protein sequence is MLRSTLVFAVALLVSHSLVSLPAYAEKNASLTPKLASVGSPVVQETFDGEKLDKVMSAVKGEWKLVDGALHGKELAADKHAAVLNFQKKNHNSVVQFSFKFDDNTKGLHFSLNHSGGHLFRVAVSPDKLTVNLDKDKKDPKSKAIALGSAKGDFKSGQWHTMMVEMVGDKVVVQTDAGASVSISHAKLDTDKPNYRFVMRGNSLSIDDLTIWEVN
- a CDS encoding sialate O-acetylesterase, whose protein sequence is MNRTPMHWRTAIACLLLLVSVAIRPTAAAAQLQLASVFSEHMVLQCESPVPIWGVAVANEQVQVEIDGLVHTTTADSQGHWRITLKSHPGALRQYKLSVRSGKDELVFTDVVFGHVWLAAGQSNMAYTVGAMAEKLVEAREMVAGADSHFIRFCKINDSDAAEPQTDLAIAANWEVCTKQNVKDFSAVAYVFAEELNAKLSVPVGIIDCSWGGKPIEPFIPATAFADHPTLREIKSRADTGDTEGIQTMRGGTFVRDSSWLPGTIFNGRIAPIVPYGLRGVIWYQGESNSGRGEDPRDYEHKMRALITGWRDAWKRPSLPVYYVQLPQWTSYAWPYLREEQRRVTNVPHTGMVVTIDLENNNDIHPPNKITVGKRLALWPLSKEYPDKLVAHGPMFARATFRDGYAVVDFDHTNGGLMAGQIKDIRSAVKDVGGTLNGFELIAAEGDWTSADATIAGTQVIVSSPHVPDPIAVRYACLPQAAKDAPWNLYSITGLPATPFCSNWQLMPYDPSKNPAPAK
- a CDS encoding pyridoxine 5'-phosphate synthase, with product MIELGVNIDHVATVRQARRTYEPDPVIAAALAEQGGADGITFHLREDRRHIQDRDVEVLIQTVTVKTNMEIACADEVVGIACRLKPDWALLVPESRQEVTTEGGLNVTGDDGRIARAVARLKDQGILTSLFIDPDPAQVAASAALGVDAVELHTGPYALAKRDAIQHELQRLIDSGKVASDAGIRLHAGHGLNYNNVRPVARIPDMIELNIGHAIVSRAVMVGMRDAVAEMRRILDVCCG
- the argH gene encoding argininosuccinate lyase, producing MKSPSRSGVFQAGTDQRLEAFAESISFDRRMYQQDIRGSIAHARMLQSVGLITSDDFQQIQDTLVEIQAELDSGDFPIRMELEDIHMHIEQALIDRIGDVGRKLHTARSRNDQVSTDVRMWIRESLDAIDGMLIDLQKAFLSRCEADLDVILPAYTHLQRAQPVLAPHYWLAYIEKFQRDRERIADCRHRVNQCPLGVAAVAGTTLPIDREQTAHSLGFEGITANSLDTSSDRDFILETAFVLSVIASHLSGWAEEWILWSTVEFNFIKIPQAFCTGSSIMPQKVNPDTLELTRGKSARVMGNLQTLMLLIKNLPLAYNRDLQEDKPPLFDSFDTVAAMLGLAAPIVAGSVLQRDVIASRLEEGYLDATTLMEWLIAKGVPQRKAHHVVGAIVGEAMERKVPLSELPIETMAAHAPEIDASILDVLGTRNAVAAFVSYGSTAPHQVRRQIDRWNGRVGLPVYDEE